AAGAATACCTACTACCTTTGGACAACAAAGAGAACAATAGCAGAGATCACTGCCACGGTGAACACAACTCCTCCTAAAATACCCACGATCAGTCCTGAGAAAAGGGAAAACACAACAGACAGTTAAAAATAAATCTTTCATAATGACAATATAGGTCCATTACCAAGATAATCATCAAGATACTACCTAATTTGTTAGGGTCAACATGATCTCCAACTCTAGATAATCAACTCTACAAAAATGGCACAAGAGGTATTGATGTACCTGCATTAGTGGAACTCTCATCTGGGTTAGCTCCTGGCTCTGCAGCAGCACCACCCCTGGCTCCTTTGGCTGCAGAAGAAGAACAGCTCACATGAACAGGATGAACAAGCAtcagtaatatactgtagttgtAATGAAGTGGTGGAGGAAGGACCTCTAGTGGACTAAAGAAAAACTGTCAAGACAGTGGAAGTCAGCTGAGTGTCTGTTGTGCAGTGTAAGGAGGAAATGCACCTCATTGTCTAAAATGCCCTTTAGTGTCTACAGACTATTTTCATACACATTTCATACATAAACATGCATTTACATATAGCAGTAGAGACAAAGAGAAATGTGTATGTTCTTTATATTGAAAATGGGGTGTTGTTATCTTTGGGTACATATTATCATTACCtcagatgtagagggagagataaGAAATAGTGGTATCACAAAAATAGATAGTGAACTGACCCATGCATGTCTGTTGACAGTGCTCTCTGGTCTCGAAACGGTTGCCATTGCCCTGACAGCCCCCGTAGTGGAAGATACGGCAGGTTCCCTCTACTGCGTTGTAGTAGTACATCAACAACATGGCAAAGCAACTGCCATGGTCTAATCGAAGGTCACACACTGCacctgagagagcagagagaacataTGAGGGGAAATTATGGGTTTGATGAACTTCTATGAATAACTCAACAATTCTTCCTTAAATGGATGGATCATTTTGAGAGAGGAGCGTAGCATAATAATCTGATTATAGAATTGCTGTGTATGCTATGTCTATTTGCTTATTATATGGTTTGGACAATATCTTGTCCATTATGAGTTCATCAATCACTAATCATTATTATAAAATCCAATACACCAATGCAACACTGTACAGTTTGTTATCTGTCATATAGACTTCCTGTCTGTTAGTCCTCTTTGAATCTACACCTAAAAAAAATGGCCACCATACAgcagccactctctctccccactctctgtaGCAGCCTACCTGCAGCTGGGTAGAGCTCGTCAAACTTGGCAGAGCAGGCCTCCATGCACGTCCTGTCTGTGTTGAAGCGGTTCTCATTCCCTTCCAGTCCTTTGTAGATGAAAGGAAAGCAGATGCCTGCCCCCTCATCGTAGTAATACTGCAGTTTAGTGAGATCTTCCTTTCCCTCCGCTGGCTTTCCCTCGTCCATCTTCCTACTGCAAAACGGTTCTGAGAGAAGAAGATCAGCGTTGGGGAGTAGTGAGCTACAtttagttcaactagtaatttaattacattttgcagtagcttggtggtagtttaaCTAAATTCAAGTTGCAattttcagtagttaattactttTTTTGCCATGTAGTGGTTTGGCTAATTACTGGAACTACACATCTTTTTtagcaaaaataaaatatgggtgAAGTATGCAATGCCTAATTCTCACTTTAATCACTTTTTGTGTGCCTAATTCTCACATTTTGTTTTTAATAGTCTAAATtgcacattctgttaacatctgacttcAGAGTGATCttttcttgcaatttgtagtctatgacatttcagatttagatataatttttcacaaagtagtttggatgtagaaCTACTTTTTCTAAGTCACTTTAGTTAAATAAGCTATGTTTTTCTTAATGGTAGCTTAAGTATCGCTTGAAGTAATTGTTAACAAttgaaactatattttcagagtaaatTCCCCAACACCGAAGAAGTAACTGACTAgtaacagcccatgttctgagtTCTTTAACAGTAAAAACAGTGTGGATTTATGATTTGCAAGTGCATTCTCAATCTAGTTTGAACCATCTCAGTTGTGTATTTCCTTCTTTATTTCCGACACACCTCAAAAAAATGTCAATATGCATCTGAATAATATTGAGAAAGGACCCCATTCACAATGTAAACCCAGCCTTACATGTAAGATGGGATGGAATACATGATATCATCAGTCATTCATTTCcgaggaaaaaaacaaacattatttcCACTACTAGATTTAGTAACCATGTTGGCCTTACTTGATTTTGGTTTGATATGACTGGCATAAAGAAATTATGACAAAGTAGGAGTGCAGGTACTTCTTACAGTAGCACACATGCTGTAGTTAAATCGAGGTGAGAAAGCAAAAAAGGGTTCCTTGAGAGAATGTAGATATGTAAAGAAATATAGAATATACTCACCAATGGACAAAGCTATAGGAAGCATAACTCCTAGGAAAAAGATATTCAACAGTGGATTTGCCATCATTTTGTCGCTGGTAGGCCAAGACCGTAAATTCCCCCCAACAGAAAGATGTTGATTTCTTTTCAAATCCTGTTCTATAAGCTTCTGTCCACAGGTATGTAACATCATTTGTAGCCCTTATCAATACTTAGGTTTTTATGACCTAggagtgtctttctctctcattcggTCATAGACCCCATGGTTTCAGTCATAAAATAGGTAAATGACTGGCAGTATCTTGCCAAACTTTTTCAGTGTTCATGTTTTTATTGTAGTTGAgtaatcaagcatttcacacacataAATTCATAAATAATGCAAACATATCCCCAACTACAAAACCTTATGGTAACCTTTCTTTTATCTTCAAAGAAACGTCCGTTACATTGAGTGGAGCTACCCAGAGCGGAGCTACCCAGAGCTGAGCTACCCAGAGCGGAGCTACCCAGAGCTGAGCTACCCAGAGCTGAGCTACCCAGAGCTGAGCTACCCAGAGCTGAGCTACTGCACCTTGGGTCAAAGAGTAGAAGAAGGATAAAAGTATTAAAgtactaatcctaaccctagaaTGGAATACATTTTACTAACAGCAGTAACCCTAGAATGGAATACATTTTACTAACAGCAGTAACCCTAGAATGGAATACATTTTACTTACAGCAGTAACCCTAGAATGGAATACATTTTACTTACAGCAGTAACCCTAGAATGGAATACATTTTACTTACAGCAGTAACCCTAGAATGGAATACATTTTACTTACAGCAGTAACCCTAGAATGGAATACATTTTACTTACAGCAGTAACCCTAGAATGGAATACATTTTACTTACAGCAGTAACCCTAGAATGGAATACATTTTACTTACAGCAGTAACCCTAGAATGGAATACATTTTACTTACAGCAGTAACCCTAGAATGGAATACATTTTACTTACAGCAGTAACCCTAGAATGGAATACATTTTACTTACAGCAGTAACCCTAGAATGGAATACATTTTACTTACAGCAGTAACCCTAGAATGGAATACATTTTACTTACAGCAgtaaccctagccataaccctaaactTAGCTTCATGTCCACCTCCTGGTGCAACCCTAAACCTCAGCCACAACcctgattaccaataacgacgagacggcctacagggaggaggtgagggccctcggagtgtggtgtcaggaaaataacctcacactcaacgtcaacaaaactaaggagatgattgtggacttcaggaaacagcagagggaacacccccctatccacatcgatggaacagtagtggagagggtagcaagttttaagttcctcggcatacacatcactttGGTGCGGAGAGAAACATTCGCAGTTTTACAGAttatttcctgaaattctacacattttgacatgagATGGATAAACATTTTTGCCATTTTTAAGCAAATTTCCTAAAATTCTACACATtggccatgacttatgccatgttaatatgatattttagtgactaacaaaatcaatggggcaccttcgaggtcagggcccctgggcacgtgcccttCGTGCCCAGGgagtaatttgaccatgatttCTATAAATTTAGATAGCTGGGTAGACCactttaccaatctaaaaacatAAGAGGAAAACTACTAATGTGCAACCAACTTTTGAAAtagcaccttgtgcattctattctaacactcaacagtaagttgagatccTGACTGAGTTcttacattattatttatttttgggtGGTTGGGTCACCTGGCGGCCAGGGGCCCTAGGCGACCGTCTATGTCACTTATGTCCAGGACCGCCCCTGGCCTCAaccacaaccttaaccctagcttcatatccacatcCTGATTcaaacctaaccctcaaccacaaccctaaccctagctttatatCCACATCCCGGTACAAACCTGATTCTAGCCTCatctacaaccctaaccctaatattGGCATAACCCTAGCCTTTTGTTCAACCTTGGatcaacccttaccttaactccTCTAAATCAGGCTCCTCCAAATTCTCAATTCAATCCATGGTCCTGACTCATTAGATAAGAATATCTTATGCTATTACATAAGAATGGATTTGAAGTAGATGTATTTATAGCCACAGCCAAATAAATATTATTAATCATACATTTGGGATGTGGCACCAACTCAACAAAAACCCATCTGTGAGTAAACAATATACTTTTCTATTTTTCATTCTCTCGATACAAAAACATAATATATCACATAATATCTGACATATCTACTTCCTATTTCATAGGGTCTTCCAAAATGAATCAGCATCATATGAACAGCCAAGTCTGATATGTAGAAGCAAAAAGGAAATTGCACAGACACACCAATCAGAAAGCTAAACCTGGTTTCCTCCATCCAAATGGTTTATTGGGCCAATAAATAGGCTATTACGTTTACTTATTATATAATTTTAGGAAGTGCATAAGATTGCTGAACAATGCTATACTTAGTCTCAATAGTCTAAAGGAGATTCCTGTTTGTCTGCTTCCCCTCGTCTGCACTGATATGAAAGATCCTGAAAGGTAATAAATGTCACATTTCTGAAATCCCCCATACTGCTATCTCTAACCCTTTGTTTTCAGAttactgcagatgaagcacagAACACTAGGAAAGGAAGCCACTAGACTATTGTGATTAAGCCTCCATACAGGTAGTCAAAGCTGAGTTCAAATACATGTGTTTTTTAGTTATTTTTTCTGTGGACTTGAGTATTTGAGTTTCAAATAACACAGCCCAAAACAAGTACTTTTATTTAAGTAAAagattatttgtaaaaaaaaaaatagtcttTGTAAttgaaagtattttcaaatacctatttcaaatactattttcaaatacCTAGGATAAATGTATGGGAGTGTATTTGAGTTAGTGCATTtcagtattttcaaatacttttcaAGTGTATTTCCACATACATTCCAATATCCAACTACGTGTTTTTTTCAAATAAAGGTTATCTGAATACGTACATCAGAATGTATGGAAAGTAATTTAAATATTTGTAAATGTTATTTGAACCCATTGGACTAAATTATTTTGGATGAAGTCCACTAGGAGTCATCAAGTATTGAGTTTTGAGTCTCACTCTCACCTATAAAACATGACAGGTATCAGTTTACAGTAGGTAATATAACATGCCTGAGAGCTACATCAGAGAGGCTGGCCTAGTTATTATGACAGAGTCAACAGAGCCGTTTCGATGACCAGCAATGAGAATGATGGTACTGAGATATTACATGTATTTCATTTAATCTTAAATATCCTGTATGTATTCAATATTGTACGGTAAATTGGAATGGACATTAAATACACAATACAAGTGTGTCTTTTAGAAAAAAACATAgttacaccctgatctgtttcacctgtctttgcttgtctccacccccctccaggtgtcacccatcttcccattatcccctgtgtatttatacatgtgttctctgtttgagAACACAGGTCCAAATCTTTCCGAGTGCTTATTAACTCTGGGGACGACGAGAGCTTGATGGACACTACCCTGGTGTCTGCGCTGGGCATCTCCACACAATcactctccattcccatggacgccAGACCATTGGACGGACGCTTTATTGGCAGAGTCACCCACACTACGTTTCCCATTAACGTGAGAGTGTTGGGCAATCACAATGGGAGTATGCAGTTCCTGCCCATTGAATCCCCTCATGCACCTATGATTTTGgtcagcacttcaggagtaaatgtcagttggcttttcatagccaatcattcagagttagagacagcaggtgcggtagagagagactccaaaacagcaggtccgtgACAAGGCAGCACATCCagggaacaggtcagggttccatagccacaggcagaacagttgaaactggagaagcagcatgaccagatggactggggacagcaaggagtcatcaggccaggtagtcctgaggcatggtcctaggggtCATGTCCCccgagataagagagagagtaagagaaagagagaaaaagagagagaattagagggagcatacttaaattcacacaggacaccagataaaacagcggaaatactccagatataacagactgactctagccccctgacacaaacgtttgcagcataaatactggaggctgagacaggagtggtcgggagacactgtggccctgtccgacgataccacaggacagggccaaacaggcaggatgtaaccccacacactttgccaaagcacagcccccacaccatgagagggatatcttcaaacacaaacctactaccctgagacaagaccgagcatagcccacgaagatctcccccacggcacgaacccgaggggggcgccaatccggacaggaagatcacgtcagtgactcaacccactcaagtgacgcacccctcctagggacggcaaggaagagcaccagtaagccagtgactcagcccctgtaatagggttagaggcagagaatcccagtggagagaggggaactggccaggcagactATACTCAATTATAGGACCTACTGAACTACTTATCggccctttcccctttccccatctccaagatccttagcccctctgctgttcgtcttctgttgccccgtaccctccgtATACATCCCATTTTTCATGTGTCCAGAATTAAACCTACGTCTCGCAGCCCTCTGTCTCCTgtttttatacctgtgttttctgttgccagttcgtcttgtctcgtcaagTCTACCAGTGTGTTTTTCCATACTCTTGTTTTCCagtccctgttttctagtccttccgGTTCTTGccttttctgcctgccctgactctgagcccacctgccatgccattctgcctgccctgaccttgagcctgtctGCCATCCAGTTCCCATCTGACTCTGAATTGGTTTACGAACTTCTGCCTGTCCTCGATctgcctcttgcctgccccttgtctATCattaaatatcagagactctaaccatctgcctcctgtgtctgcatttgggtctcatcCTGGGTCGTGATACTATATggaggaacaatgggtacattTTGAAGATGCACATGCTCTCCCCAGAATCTTTGTACGTGTCTATTTTAAAAGGATAAAGCTAAGGACATTAACAACctcatagttaagaacactagaacaatatggaagaaaattacatgtattctacaagaaccaatatcactcACTAATTCAGAATTCACCAATAAATTGATCAAgatggaaaactaaaggcatagaaactgTGAATGACTTGGAaacaggaaatacatttatttccatgacCAAATTAAAAAGTAATTTTGGACTGACCAAAAGTTACACGTCACAAAATGTTTATTTGACATCTTTTAGACATCAGAGCAACCTTGAGGGAACCAtatttgagtcagaaaatgatgttcatatgataggtaagatatacaaaaccttgcagagagcacatccaactgacaatctcttagaaaaaaaaataACTATTGGAATCAAGACTAAAAAAGAACTGATTTCAGCACAAGATGGAGGAATGTTGGAACATAAATAACAAAATTCAAGTTAATGAAAATTgatgcttaatccagtataaactaaaGTATAGAATTAATaatacaagagacaaaattctGAAAATTAACAATGAGTCAACtcacaatgactcaataatccatacTTTCTGGGAATACTATAAAGTCCGGAAGTTGTGGGTGGagctagaaagttggctgtcagaagaaTTACAATGTAAACATACTTTTAATCTGTTATAATTATTTATTATTGAAATATTGAAATAGCATGGGCGACCGAGAAAAACGATTTGGCACAATTTAAGGCCAAGTGGCAAACAATAAtggaggcactagggatggagatgtgagtATGCGGGTCTAGGGAGATGATGAATTTTTTTGTAGACAAAATGGATAATAAGCAGTAATGTGCATGTCATTAGTTTAATGTTGATTCCAGACCCCCCCCTTGAATGATGATGATTAAACAGCCTTTCTTGTGCTGTCTGACAAGGCATAGGTGTCCTTCAATCTGCCTGTTAAAACAGCATTTCTCAGGGTGGGGACCTCTGCAAAAGGCATGTATGCGTCTCCTGTTGAAACCAAGCAGAGGGAAATGTCAGTTTGTTGCTTTAAACATTTTGACTGCCACAAAAGACAACCTGGAACATCACCAATATCTAATTCTATAGGACCAAGAGAAATCAGTTGCAACCCACCAGTGGGCCACAACCATTAGAAATCCTGCAGGGGAGAGTGAGGTAAGTTGAGCAAATGTATGTTTTCTTCCCAAGCGTGATACAAGGCATTATCGCTAGGATACGAGGTAACAACAGGGGCTGGCCTAttttaaaattgttttaaaaagtacaaagtgtttgttaggtgttaagcctgtgttaaaatattactaaaagacaaaaaaaaagctattgtgattgtgttgaattgtgtttgggaaataaaacCTTTAAAAAAGGCCgtggtaatatttaattcagtacagaCATTTGTAGGTGGCTTAACTTAcactgtcccatggctcaacttaCTCCATACCCGGGGTGTATGGAGTAAAGAGACCActttttggacaagctatgtttcaaaactgtttacatgaattctgattatttccagggatacacaacatcctgaaatatacactatatatacaattagtggatttggctatttcagccacacccgttgctaacaGAGCACACAGccaatcgagcacaccgccatgcaatctccatagacaaaaattgtctgtagaatggccttactgaagagctgtgactttcaacgtggaaccgtcataggatgccacctttccaacaagtcagttaatcaaatttctgccctgcaagagctgcccggtctgtaagtgctgttattgtgaagtggaaatgtctaggtgcaacaacagctcagccacgaagtggtagaccacacaagctcacagaacgggacggccgagtgctgaagcgtgaaGCGCGTAAAGATCGTTTGtttttggttgcaacactcactacggtGTTCCAAACTGCCCTTAGAAGCAACAGCAGCAccataactgttcgtcgggaacttcatgaaatgggtttccttggTCAAGCAGCCGAACACAAGTGTCGGCTGGTGTCGGATGGTGTGGTGTAAatctcgctgccattggactctggagcagtggaaatgcgttctctggagtgatgaatcacgcttcaccatctggcagtctgatggaccaatcagggtttggcggatgccaggagaacgctacctgcccgaatgcacagtgccaactgtacagtttggtggaggagctGTTTTTTTATGGTTcaggctacagcatacaatgacattctagacgattctgtgcttccaactttgtggcaacaagttggggaaggccctttcctgtttcagca
The DNA window shown above is from Oncorhynchus tshawytscha isolate Ot180627B linkage group LG20, Otsh_v2.0, whole genome shotgun sequence and carries:
- the LOC112219840 gene encoding putative Kunitz-type serine protease inhibitor; this encodes MMLHTCGQKLIEQDLKRNQHLSVGGNLRSWPTSDKMMANPLLNIFFLGVMLPIALSIEPFCSRKMDEGKPAEGKEDLTKLQYYYDEGAGICFPFIYKGLEGNENRFNTDRTCMEACSAKFDELYPAAGAVCDLRLDHGSCFAMLLMYYYNAVEGTCRIFHYGGCQGNGNRFETREHCQQTCMAKGARGGAAAEPGANPDESSTNAGLIVGILGGVVFTVAVISAIVLFVVQRKGTSSKDGREQELPIEMS